A part of Chthonomonadales bacterium genomic DNA contains:
- a CDS encoding GAF domain-containing protein, with the protein MGSSVPPDPGTRAERFQRDLNAIFAAAVRVEAEPDILQRTLDAAMRAVAGTRGFLALVDHQTGELAVVCTSGEGWTDDNRRLRLHLAQETDRGITGHVALKAEPYVTGDVMRDPHYLRYFDDVRSELAVPILGASGQSNGVINLESTELNAFTPDDCAHVVSLAHAAAAALRVQGFRARETALIETGNTLTTLMDVDELMAKVVHVAADVIQFEGCSVFLVDEASGGLMLKASSGVLGAQVGAVAYRPGEGLTGWVAAHGLPIRLAAPHDDPRWRGRLTEFPQEEIGAFLAVPITSRSRVLGVMRVLRRQSAAPWFSNRFMESDERLLSAIASQLGVAVENARNYQRLVHVQRMAAWGEMSARSAHMIGNRAFALKGDLNELRYLLEALPEQEATAEIRGLAESMGRGIERLEEILREFRDFVMATQLALAPVDLDEVLREAIEETYPRRSPVALSLDLAASLPRLRCDARKLKRAFSELIENALSFQPEGGEVRIASRLAGPDDHALCGIAPSLASVIVEVADRGPGVADDARERIFEPFYTSRVKGMGLGLSIVKGIVEAHEGCIREVGTPGQGARFLIALPVLREPRGEPEEPRD; encoded by the coding sequence ATGGGCTCCTCGGTCCCCCCGGATCCTGGCACGCGGGCGGAGCGGTTCCAGCGCGACCTGAATGCCATCTTCGCCGCCGCCGTTCGCGTCGAGGCGGAGCCGGACATCCTCCAGCGCACGCTCGACGCGGCCATGCGCGCCGTGGCCGGCACGCGCGGCTTTCTAGCGCTCGTCGACCATCAGACCGGGGAGCTGGCCGTGGTCTGCACGAGCGGCGAGGGCTGGACCGACGATAACCGGCGCCTGCGCCTCCATCTGGCGCAGGAGACCGACCGCGGCATCACGGGCCACGTTGCCCTCAAGGCGGAGCCGTACGTTACCGGCGACGTTATGCGCGATCCTCACTATCTGCGGTACTTCGATGATGTGCGGAGCGAGCTGGCCGTGCCGATCCTCGGCGCGTCGGGCCAGTCCAATGGCGTCATCAACCTCGAGAGCACAGAGCTCAACGCCTTCACGCCCGACGACTGTGCGCACGTCGTCTCGCTCGCCCACGCGGCGGCGGCGGCGCTGCGCGTGCAGGGCTTTCGCGCGCGCGAAACGGCGCTCATTGAGACGGGCAACACGCTTACCACGCTGATGGACGTGGATGAGCTGATGGCGAAGGTGGTGCACGTGGCCGCCGACGTCATCCAGTTCGAGGGCTGCTCCGTGTTCCTGGTCGATGAGGCCTCGGGCGGGCTGATGCTCAAGGCGTCCAGCGGCGTCCTCGGCGCGCAGGTGGGCGCCGTGGCCTACCGGCCGGGGGAGGGGCTGACGGGCTGGGTCGCCGCTCACGGCCTGCCGATCCGCCTGGCGGCGCCGCACGACGACCCGCGCTGGCGCGGAAGGCTGACGGAGTTCCCGCAGGAGGAGATAGGCGCGTTTCTGGCAGTGCCCATCACCAGTCGGAGCCGCGTGCTGGGCGTGATGCGCGTGCTGCGGCGCCAGAGCGCCGCGCCCTGGTTCTCGAATCGGTTTATGGAGAGCGACGAGAGGTTGCTGAGCGCCATCGCGAGCCAACTCGGCGTGGCGGTGGAGAACGCGCGCAACTACCAGCGCCTGGTCCACGTGCAGCGAATGGCGGCCTGGGGCGAGATGTCGGCGCGGTCGGCGCACATGATCGGCAACCGCGCGTTCGCGCTCAAGGGTGACCTTAACGAGTTGCGCTACCTGCTGGAGGCGCTTCCGGAGCAGGAGGCGACCGCTGAGATTCGCGGCCTCGCCGAGAGCATGGGGCGGGGCATCGAGCGGCTCGAGGAGATCCTGCGCGAGTTCCGCGACTTCGTGATGGCGACGCAACTGGCTCTCGCGCCGGTCGACCTGGACGAGGTACTGCGCGAGGCGATTGAGGAGACCTACCCGCGTCGGAGCCCGGTCGCGCTGTCGCTCGACCTGGCCGCCTCCCTGCCGCGCCTTCGGTGCGACGCCCGCAAGCTGAAGCGTGCCTTCTCGGAGCTGATCGAGAACGCGCTGAGTTTTCAGCCCGAGGGCGGCGAGGTGCGCATCGCGAGCCGGCTCGCCGGCCCGGATGACCACGCGCTCTGCGGGATCGCGCCGTCGCTGGCCAGCGTGATCGTGGAGGTGGCCGATCGCGGCCCGGGCGTGGCGGACGACGCCAGGGAGCGCATCTTCGAGCCGTTCTACACCTCGCGAGTGAAGGGGATGGGGCTGGGCCTGAGCATCGTAAAGGGCATCGTCGAGGCCCATGAGGGGTGCATTCGCGAGGTCGGGACGCCGGGTCAGGGGGCGCGGTTCCTGATTGCCCTGCCCGTTCTTCGGGAGCCGCGCGGCGAGCCCGAGGAGCCGCGGGACTGA
- a CDS encoding response regulator, whose translation MARILVVDDEEDVRAALRRRLEREGYGVETAACAGEAARALQQGADSFDLVVTDMSMEEADSGLAVLRDAVARDVFTEVIVLTAYGNVTNAVESMRRGAFDYLEKNVPGLDSYEVLVLKIGQAMERRRAAVNTVRRLEESVRHEE comes from the coding sequence ATGGCACGGATTCTGGTTGTTGACGACGAGGAGGACGTGCGCGCCGCGCTGCGGCGACGCCTGGAGCGCGAGGGGTACGGGGTCGAGACGGCCGCGTGCGCCGGTGAGGCCGCCCGGGCGCTTCAGCAGGGCGCCGATTCGTTCGACCTGGTGGTGACCGACATGTCAATGGAGGAGGCCGACTCTGGCCTGGCCGTTCTCCGCGACGCGGTCGCCCGCGACGTGTTCACGGAGGTCATCGTCCTCACCGCCTACGGCAACGTGACCAACGCGGTGGAGTCGATGCGGCGCGGCGCCTTCGACTACCTGGAGAAGAACGTGCCCGGTCTGGACTCCTACGAGGTGCTCGTGCTTAAGATCGGCCAGGCGATGGAGCGACGGCGCGCGGCGGTGAACACCGTGCGTCGCCTTGAGGAGAGCGTCCGGCACGAGGAGTAG
- a CDS encoding glucose 1-dehydrogenase → MHAGFDIGGRVAVVTGGTSGLGRGIAEGLAAAGAIVVAGSRDAGRVADARAALRTLGPANDARVLDVTDAAAVRALFEGVAAERGRVDILVNAAGVTHRAPAVEMALEDWERVLRVNLTGTFLCCQAAARAMREQDGGGAIVNIASLASHVGLPWVAAYGASKGAVAELTQALAVEWAPLAIRVNAIAPGVFPTPLNRPLIEGTPRGAWFLHHTPMRRFGEAHELVGAAIYLASPAASYVTGHVLAVDGGYLACGVPADPPAIA, encoded by the coding sequence ATGCACGCCGGATTCGACATCGGCGGGCGAGTGGCCGTCGTGACGGGTGGCACGAGCGGGCTGGGCCGAGGCATCGCCGAGGGCCTGGCCGCCGCCGGGGCCATCGTGGTCGCGGGGTCACGCGATGCCGGCCGCGTGGCGGACGCGCGGGCGGCGCTGCGCACCTTGGGACCGGCGAACGACGCACGTGTGCTCGACGTGACCGACGCGGCCGCGGTGCGCGCCCTGTTTGAGGGCGTCGCCGCCGAGCGGGGCCGCGTTGACATCCTGGTGAACGCGGCCGGCGTAACGCACCGCGCTCCCGCCGTCGAGATGGCGCTGGAGGATTGGGAGCGCGTGCTGCGCGTCAACCTCACGGGCACGTTCCTCTGCTGCCAGGCTGCCGCGCGCGCGATGCGAGAACAGGACGGGGGCGGCGCTATCGTGAACATCGCCAGCCTGGCGAGCCACGTCGGGCTGCCCTGGGTGGCGGCCTATGGCGCAAGCAAAGGGGCGGTGGCCGAGCTCACCCAGGCGCTCGCGGTGGAGTGGGCCCCTCTGGCGATCCGCGTGAACGCCATCGCCCCGGGCGTCTTCCCAACGCCGCTCAACCGACCGCTCATCGAGGGCACGCCGCGCGGCGCCTGGTTCCTCCACCACACCCCGATGAGGCGGTTCGGCGAGGCCCACGAGCTCGTCGGCGCCGCGATCTACCTTGCCTCGCCCGCCGCATCGTACGTCACCGGCCACGTCCTCGCGGTCGACGGCGGCTACCTGGCCTGCGGCGTGCCGGCCGACCCGCCCGCGATCGCCTGA
- a CDS encoding NAD(P)-binding domain-containing protein has protein sequence MADVIGVLGTGHMGGGLAREAARAGRRVLVGSRDIARAERVRRDVRARFPGATVFAGDHADAVNGADLLLLAVPFPAAAGVLTELRQALVGKVLVDMSNPFGALPPDRSAAEEHAAMLSAGTAVVAAFKTNFSDLLDPANRGGAVYDVHLAADERHPRERVAAFIIDIGLRPVDCGPLASARVLDAMVPLLVEMDRRFGNNRRSAWAWTP, from the coding sequence ATGGCGGACGTGATCGGGGTCCTGGGGACCGGACACATGGGCGGCGGCCTGGCGCGCGAGGCGGCGCGCGCCGGCCGCCGCGTCCTGGTGGGGTCGCGCGACATCGCGCGGGCGGAGCGGGTGCGCCGCGATGTGCGCGCGCGGTTCCCAGGCGCAACGGTGTTCGCGGGCGACCATGCCGACGCCGTCAACGGCGCCGACCTGTTGCTGCTCGCCGTCCCGTTCCCGGCGGCGGCCGGGGTGCTCACCGAGCTGCGACAGGCGCTCGTGGGCAAGGTGCTTGTCGACATGAGCAATCCATTCGGCGCGCTGCCACCCGACCGGTCGGCCGCCGAAGAGCACGCGGCGATGCTATCGGCGGGCACCGCGGTCGTGGCCGCGTTCAAGACCAACTTCTCCGACCTGCTCGACCCGGCGAACCGCGGCGGCGCCGTGTACGACGTCCATCTCGCGGCCGACGAACGTCATCCGCGCGAACGCGTGGCGGCCTTCATCATCGACATCGGCCTTCGGCCCGTGGACTGCGGCCCGCTCGCCTCGGCGCGAGTGCTCGACGCCATGGTGCCGCTGCTGGTGGAGATGGACCGGCGCTTCGGCAACAACCGGCGCTCCGCGTGGGCCTGGACGCCCTGA
- a CDS encoding YcaQ family DNA glycosylase, with amino-acid sequence MTAEGITLAQARRLALRCQGLDGSWDLPPGKEGAAEVLQRLGYVQLDTIAVVERAHHHVLWSRRYDYEPSMLEQLQWPDRRVFEYWTFAASYLPIGDYRYYRPRMQSYAVSPRAREWREAHADMVAEVLARVRAEGPVTTSEFGAREVSAGSWWDRRPARQALDHLFSAGELMVARRRGFQRVFDLTERVLPADLDTTPPDESEMGRFLVRRHLAAHGATAAREVGRGLHCQTTIEAAIRELTLSGDVRAIEVEGIGPRWVLTRALADLDEPEPHGPPVHILSPFDNLVIDRQRLRRLFGFDYALECYLPEERRKFGFFVLPILFEGRFVGRMDVRADRPTLALLVRNLSMEPGVRIDAELVDALADRIAEFAAFNRCGQVRVERADPGDLAVALTRRLVDLP; translated from the coding sequence TTGACCGCGGAAGGGATCACCCTGGCGCAGGCGCGGCGGCTCGCCCTGCGATGCCAGGGGCTCGACGGCTCCTGGGACCTGCCTCCCGGCAAGGAGGGCGCGGCGGAGGTCCTGCAGCGGCTCGGCTATGTACAACTCGACACGATCGCTGTGGTGGAGCGCGCGCACCACCACGTCCTCTGGTCGCGGAGGTACGACTACGAGCCGTCGATGCTCGAGCAGCTTCAGTGGCCCGACCGCCGTGTCTTCGAGTACTGGACGTTCGCGGCCTCGTACCTTCCCATCGGGGACTACCGCTACTATCGCCCGCGCATGCAGTCCTATGCCGTCTCGCCGCGTGCCCGTGAGTGGCGCGAGGCGCATGCGGACATGGTGGCCGAGGTGCTGGCCCGCGTACGCGCCGAGGGGCCGGTCACTACCTCGGAGTTCGGCGCGCGCGAGGTAAGCGCCGGGTCCTGGTGGGACCGGCGGCCCGCCAGGCAGGCGCTGGACCACCTGTTCTCGGCGGGGGAGCTCATGGTGGCGCGGCGGCGGGGGTTCCAGCGCGTGTTCGACCTCACCGAGCGCGTGCTGCCGGCCGACCTCGACACGACGCCGCCAGACGAGTCCGAGATGGGGCGCTTTCTGGTGCGACGACACCTCGCCGCCCACGGCGCAACTGCCGCGCGCGAGGTCGGCCGGGGTCTGCACTGCCAGACAACCATCGAGGCGGCCATCCGCGAGTTGACGCTCTCGGGCGACGTGCGCGCCATCGAGGTCGAGGGGATCGGCCCCCGGTGGGTGCTCACGCGCGCGCTGGCCGACCTCGACGAGCCTGAGCCCCACGGACCGCCGGTGCACATCCTCTCCCCGTTCGACAACCTGGTGATCGACCGGCAGCGCCTGCGGCGGCTGTTCGGCTTCGACTACGCGCTGGAGTGCTACCTGCCGGAGGAACGCCGCAAGTTCGGCTTCTTCGTTCTGCCGATCCTGTTCGAAGGGCGCTTCGTGGGGCGCATGGACGTCAGGGCCGACCGGCCGACGCTGGCTCTGCTCGTGAGAAACCTGTCGATGGAGCCCGGTGTCCGCATCGACGCCGAACTTGTGGACGCGCTCGCCGACCGGATCGCCGAGTTCGCGGCGTTCAACCGCTGCGGGCAAGTGCGCGTGGAGCGCGCGGACCCCGGCGACCTCGCCGTGGCCCTCACCCGACGCCTTGTCGACCTACCCTAA
- a CDS encoding transcriptional repressor, which yields MELSGAIRRVRAQGRRLTPQRIAILRALIAAGGPVSAQEVLGSVQTAVPCMSLDTVYRNLTMLTTTGLVARINLQTQGVARFEFQGEGHHHHVVCLACGRSACVEACPVPEAVQALVGSAGFQVVSHAFEVYGYCGECRGATGATPPPLG from the coding sequence ATGGAACTGTCTGGCGCCATCCGGCGGGTGCGCGCACAGGGCCGTCGGCTGACGCCGCAGCGGATCGCCATCCTGCGCGCGCTGATCGCGGCCGGCGGTCCGGTCTCGGCGCAGGAGGTGTTGGGGAGCGTGCAGACCGCGGTGCCTTGCATGAGCCTGGACACGGTCTACCGTAACCTGACGATGCTCACGACCACCGGGTTGGTCGCGCGGATCAACCTCCAGACGCAAGGGGTGGCCCGGTTCGAGTTCCAGGGCGAAGGGCACCACCACCACGTCGTCTGCCTGGCGTGTGGGCGAAGCGCGTGCGTGGAGGCATGCCCGGTGCCGGAGGCCGTCCAGGCGCTGGTCGGTTCGGCGGGGTTCCAGGTCGTCAGCCACGCGTTCGAGGTATACGGCTACTGCGGCGAGTGCCGCGGGGCGACCGGCGCGACGCCGCCGCCTTTAGGGTAG
- a CDS encoding arsenic efflux protein produces MEVLIEALVDTLPMVPFLLVVFAFLEWVEHRHAEVTGRVAGLTGAAGPLVGAGLGIIPQCGISAVGSALFARRAISLGTLLAVYLATSDEALPVLLADPKGVAWVAPILLTKLVVAVGAGWLTDALARSRPASPARAAGLAATRAESVPGGAACSLRHRSLLVCALDRTLRVYAFVLLTSVVLGALIATVGSTGMAAIMLRRSPFQPALAALVGLIPNCGASVAVAETFNQGGLSFGSAIAGLCAASGTGLIVLARENADRRQTARIVIALYAISAAAGTAIHLLHG; encoded by the coding sequence ATGGAAGTCCTCATCGAGGCGCTGGTCGACACGCTGCCGATGGTGCCGTTCCTGTTGGTTGTGTTCGCGTTCCTGGAGTGGGTGGAGCATCGCCACGCCGAGGTGACGGGGCGCGTCGCCGGGCTGACGGGCGCTGCGGGGCCCCTCGTCGGAGCCGGCCTGGGCATCATACCGCAGTGCGGCATCTCGGCGGTGGGCAGCGCGCTCTTCGCGCGGCGCGCCATCAGCCTGGGCACGCTCCTGGCCGTGTACCTCGCCACCTCCGACGAGGCGCTCCCGGTCCTGCTGGCCGACCCGAAGGGCGTGGCCTGGGTGGCGCCGATCCTGCTGACCAAGCTCGTCGTGGCGGTCGGCGCCGGCTGGCTCACGGATGCGCTGGCGCGCTCGCGCCCGGCGTCTCCGGCCAGGGCGGCAGGCCTGGCCGCTACGCGCGCGGAGAGCGTGCCGGGCGGAGCCGCCTGCTCGCTCAGGCACCGCTCGCTCCTCGTCTGCGCGCTGGATCGGACGCTACGCGTCTACGCCTTCGTGCTGCTCACCTCGGTCGTTCTGGGCGCCCTCATCGCCACCGTGGGCAGCACCGGCATGGCCGCCATCATGCTTCGTCGCTCGCCGTTCCAGCCCGCGCTGGCGGCCCTGGTGGGGCTGATCCCCAACTGCGGAGCATCGGTCGCGGTGGCGGAGACGTTCAACCAGGGTGGCCTGAGCTTCGGATCTGCGATCGCCGGCCTCTGCGCTGCCTCAGGGACCGGCCTGATCGTGCTGGCGCGCGAGAACGCGGATCGGCGGCAGACGGCGCGCATCGTGATTGCGCTCTACGCCATCAGCGCCGCCGCCGGAACGGCGATCCATCTGCTGCACGGCTAA
- a CDS encoding deoxyguanosinetriphosphate triphosphohydrolase, which yields MTPRERQERWENEYLAPWAARAAGSRGRVNPESPDPVRTLFQRDRDRILHSKAFRRLKHKTQVFIDPEEDHFRTRLTHTLEVAQIARTVARALRLNEDLTEAIALAHDLGHAPFGHAGEEALDAVYREFVPSAGFRHYEQSMRVVEILEVHGEGPGLNLTWEVRDGIANHSKGRLDLCDDFGARAATLEGKAVRIADRVAYVNHDIDDAVRARLISPSDLPAEPIALLGETHSERIGAMVIDIVATSDGKADVGMSPAVSAATDALKEYLFEAVYWNPRGGRTELEKAQRVVSDLFHLYMARPERMGLGEGPTRMDTAELAQAVCDFVAGMTDRYAVSRFARDFLPRGLRPSPTE from the coding sequence GTGACGCCTCGGGAGCGCCAGGAGCGCTGGGAGAACGAGTACCTCGCGCCGTGGGCGGCGCGCGCCGCCGGGTCGCGCGGGCGCGTCAACCCCGAGTCGCCCGACCCGGTCCGCACGCTCTTCCAGCGCGACCGCGACCGCATCTTGCACTCCAAGGCCTTCCGCCGGCTCAAGCACAAGACGCAGGTCTTCATCGACCCGGAGGAGGACCACTTCCGCACGCGCCTGACTCACACGCTCGAGGTGGCCCAGATCGCGCGGACGGTGGCGCGCGCCCTGCGCCTGAACGAGGACCTGACGGAGGCGATCGCCCTCGCCCACGACCTGGGCCACGCGCCCTTCGGCCATGCGGGGGAGGAGGCGCTGGACGCCGTCTACCGCGAGTTCGTGCCCTCGGCCGGCTTCCGCCACTACGAGCAGAGCATGCGCGTCGTGGAGATCCTGGAGGTCCACGGCGAAGGGCCGGGCCTCAACCTCACGTGGGAGGTGCGCGACGGCATCGCCAACCACAGCAAGGGCCGCCTGGACCTGTGCGACGACTTCGGCGCCCGCGCCGCCACGCTCGAGGGCAAGGCGGTCCGCATCGCCGATCGGGTGGCCTACGTCAACCACGACATCGACGACGCCGTGCGCGCCAGGCTGATCTCCCCCTCGGATCTTCCGGCCGAGCCGATCGCGCTGCTCGGCGAGACGCACTCCGAGCGTATCGGCGCCATGGTGATCGACATCGTGGCGACGAGCGACGGCAAGGCCGACGTCGGCATGTCGCCGGCCGTGTCGGCGGCCACCGACGCGCTCAAGGAGTACCTCTTCGAGGCGGTCTACTGGAACCCGCGGGGCGGCCGGACGGAGCTGGAGAAGGCGCAGCGCGTGGTGAGCGACCTGTTCCACCTCTACATGGCCCGCCCCGAGCGCATGGGGCTAGGCGAAGGGCCCACTCGCATGGACACGGCCGAGCTCGCCCAGGCCGTCTGCGACTTCGTGGCCGGCATGACCGACCGCTACGCCGTGAGCCGCTTCGCCCGCGACTTTCTTCCGCGCGGGCTCCGCCCCTCTCCCACCGAGTGA
- a CDS encoding DinB family protein has protein sequence MNTSAREYVCTGLEATPIVVRRLLQPEPAAALDRRPDPDRFTIREVVAHLADWDAIFIERVRRILAEDSPTLPAYDEWQLGIEHGYASSNVRERLKAFGGRRAEMVLLLRELDDAAWGRRGVHAQAGELTVADIAAFVLGHDGYHLRQIVEWSEL, from the coding sequence ATGAACACGAGCGCGCGGGAGTATGTCTGTACCGGGCTGGAGGCGACGCCGATCGTGGTCCGACGCCTGCTCCAACCGGAGCCGGCGGCCGCGCTGGACCGGCGGCCGGACCCCGACCGCTTCACCATCCGTGAGGTGGTGGCCCATCTGGCCGACTGGGACGCGATCTTCATTGAGCGCGTTCGCCGCATCCTCGCGGAGGACTCGCCGACCCTGCCGGCATACGACGAGTGGCAACTGGGCATCGAGCACGGCTACGCCTCCTCCAACGTGCGCGAGCGCCTGAAGGCGTTCGGCGGGCGGCGGGCCGAGATGGTGCTCCTGCTGCGCGAGCTGGACGACGCGGCGTGGGGGCGCCGAGGCGTGCACGCGCAGGCCGGCGAGCTCACGGTAGCCGACATCGCAGCCTTCGTCCTCGGCCACGACGGCTACCACCTCCGGCAGATCGTGGAGTGGTCCGAGTTGTGA